One genomic segment of Manis pentadactyla isolate mManPen7 chromosome 1, mManPen7.hap1, whole genome shotgun sequence includes these proteins:
- the FBXO40 gene encoding F-box only protein 40, with protein sequence MGRARRPPAGQHKHCEKCFNRHCHIPVEPSVSCLVVNCHLSCGATFHMCKAAEHELLCPLEQVPCLNSEYGCPLSMSHHKLAKHLHACPASVVCCSMEWNRWPNVDSETTLHENIMKETPSEECLDTALALQDQKVLFRSLKMVELFPETREPIEEEPRNGEASWEDLGGAAGGADADLVPHGSLSAANGEMAELSQEEREALAKTKEGIDLVKFDKWENMFSKEHAAAALTSSSASCEGKSRDGPEKEQISNCSDMAGEGTAKGKEAQGNQKQQDFHAAVETTGLAPWQDGVLERLKTAVDAKDYNMYLVHNGRMLIHFGQMPACTPKERDFVYGNLEAQEVKTVYTFKVPVSYSGKRARIGDAMSSCKPSEHKAVDTSDLGVTVEDLPKSDLIKTTLLCALERELKGHIISESRSIDGLFMDFATQTYSFEPEQFSSGTVLADLTTTNPSGLHVELHSECVTRRHNKSSSAFTFTCNKFFRRDEFPLHFKNVHTDIQSCLNGWFQHRCPLAYLGCTFIQNHFRPPGQKAKVIYSQELKNFVIKPEVASELSEGRKNNYLSAHGGKGQNSLTSLPLEVLQYIAGFLDSISLSQLSQVSVLMRNICATLLQERGMVLLQWKKRYSHGGTTWRVHRKIWQFSSLFSKIKSWEFNEVASMSEHLKVCPFNTVEHKTDPILLTSMCQQHEQAQESLVTTFRARLRGRHNY encoded by the exons ATG GGCAGGGCACGAAGGCCTCCAGCTGGGCAGCACAAGCACTGTGAGAAATGCTTCAACCGTCACTGCCACATTCCTGTGGAGCCCAGTGTCTCCTGCCTGGTAGTAAACTGCCATCTGTCCTGTGGCGCTACCTTCCACATGTGCAAAGCAGCAGAGCACGAGCTCCTCTGCCCTTTAGAGCAGGTTCCATGCCTCAACTCTGAATATGGCTGCCCCCTCTCCATGTCCCACCACAAACTGGCCAAGCACCTGCACGCGTGTCCCGCCAGTGTGGTGTGCTGCTCCATGGAGTGGAACCGCTGGCCAAATGTGGACTCTGAGACAACCCTTCACGAGAATATCATGAAAGAGACCCCCAGTGAGGAGTGTTTGGATACAGCCCTGGCCCTCCAGGATCAGAAGGTCCTTTTTAGATCTTTGAAAATGGTAGAACTTTTCCCAGAAACTAGAGAGCCCATTGAGGAGGAACCTAGGAATGGAGAAGCCAGCTGGGAGGACCTGGGCGGAGCAGCAGGTGGAGCAGATGCCGATTTGGTACCTCATGGCTCTCTATCAGCAGCTAATGGAGAGATGGCAGAGCTGAGTCAAGAAGAACGAGAGGCATTAGCCAAAACCAAAGAAGGGATTGACCTGGTCAAGTTTGATAAGTGGGAAAATATGTTCAGCAAAGAACATGCAGCCGCTGCTTTAACAAGCTCTTCAGCCAGCTGTGAGGGCAAGAGCAGAGATGGTCCAGAGAAAGAACAGATTTCCAACTGTAGTGACATGGCAGGAGAGGGCACAGCCAAAGGGAAAGAAGCACAGGGAAACCAGAAGCAGCAGGACTTTCATGCAGCAGTGGAAACAACAGGGCTCGCTCCTTGGCAGGATGGTGTTCTAGAAAGACTGAAAACAGCTGTAGATGCAAAGGACTATAACATGTATCTGGTGCACAATGGGAGGATGCTTATTCACTTTGGTCAGATGCCTGCTTGTACGCCTAAGGAGAGAGACTTTGTTTATGGCAACCTTGAAGCTCAGGAAGTGAAGACTGTTTACACCTTCAAAGTTCCTGTGAGCTACTCTGGGAAGCGGGCTCGCATCGGAGACGCCATGTCAAGTTGTAAACCAAGTGAACACAAGGCAGTAGATACTTCAGATTTAGGGGTTACTGTGGAGGACCTGCCCAAATCAGATCTCATTAAGACCACCCTCCTATGTGCTTTAGAAAGAGAACTCAAAGGTCATATCATCTCTGAATCCAGGAGCATTGATGGGCTGTTCATGGATTTTGCTACACAGACATACAGTTTTGAGCCAGAACAGTTTTCCTCTGGTACCGTGCTGGCTGACCTCACCACTACCAACCCCAGTGGGCTCCATGTGGAGCTTCACAGTGAGTGTGTGACCAGGAGACACAATAAGAGCAGCTCTGCCTTCACTTTCACATGCAACAAATTCTTCAGGAGGGATGAGTTCCCTCTACACTTTAAGAATGTCCACACAGACATTCAGTCATGTCTCAATGGCTGGTTCCAGCATCGATGCCCTCTTGCCTACTTGGGATGTACATTTATCCAAAACCATTTCCGCCCCCCTGGGCAAAAGGCAAAAGTGATCTATAGTCAGGAGCTCAAGAACTTTGTCATCAAGCCAGAGGTTGCTTCAGAGCTGAGTGAGGGAAGGAAGAACAACTATCTTTCAGCCCATGGAGGAAAAGGCCAGAATTCCTTAACCAGCCTTCCCTTGGAAGTTCTGCAGTACATTGCTGGGTTCCTGGACAGCATCAGCCTGTCCCAGCTCTCCCAGGTATCTGTGCTGATGAGGAACATCTGTGCCACTTTGTTACAAGAGAGAGGGATGGTCCTCCTGCAATGGAAGAAGAGGTATTCCCATGGAGGCACTACCTGGAGAGTCCACAGAAAG ATATGGCAATTCAGCAGCCTCTTCTCCAAAATCAAGAGCTGGGAGTTTAATGAAGTTGCCTCCATGTCTGAGCACCTGAAGGTCTGTCCTTTCAACACTGTAGAGCACAAGACTGACCCCATTCTTTTGACCAGCATGTGTCAGCAACATGAGCAGGCCCAAGAGAGCTTAGTCACCACCTTTAGAGCCAGACTACGAGGAAGACACAACTACTAA